In a genomic window of Bombina bombina isolate aBomBom1 chromosome 10, aBomBom1.pri, whole genome shotgun sequence:
- the LOC128641156 gene encoding uncharacterized protein LOC128641156: MASLLASAMSPPVAPIHAAAPSANPEVGAISPAPSGDVISAQTRQDTRGDGGNRPGPLIYTGGEYHERTPVGERLPVSMRGSTRRKNVQRRVNFAAASRGSGAIRGFSGQRRGATTSIVRGMRGSSCSNMRNRGLVRDSRVTHTQLYKGTDQVYPRDRGEAHSSDAALQGLTDNAMRGNTINPVHATGVRDLHAGGRAVQAREIARVENERSDATVNTFIASVNAHDNVNAFMNAHDNVNALTSNAALQGLTNNAMRGNTINPVHAAGVREFHASGRAVQAEVNAQVANERSSAPVNAFMASVNAHDNVNVLTSVPRANVTTGLSGNRPNLCGVQGVTVLGNESLGIETGNPSNAGVRCARQILSILQGTAQTESVLPSTSGTASITQAANSAAPQHDLAPPAPAQQPAVPDTRREAQPVATAQAAASSAEVYSRSGTT, from the coding sequence ATGGCGTCCTTACTTGCGTCGGCCATGTCTCCTCCTGTAGCTCCTATCCATGCGGCTGCTCCATCAGCGAATCCGGAAGTGGGCGCgataagccccgccccttccggtgacgtcatttccgcccaGACACGGCAAGACACACGCGGAGATGGCGGCAATCGACCGGGTCCTCTCATTTACACCGGAGGTGAGTACCATGAGAGGACACCGGTAGGGGAACGATTGCCAGTCTCCATGAGGGGCAGTACAAGGAGgaaaaatgttcagagaagggttAACTTTGCTGCGGCGTCACGTGGGAGCGGGGCCATAAGAGGTTTCTCAGGGCAAAGGCGAGGTGCCACAACTAGCATAGTGAGGGGAATGAGAGGGTCCAGCTGCTCCAATATGAGAAACAGAGGTTTGGTTAGAGATAGCCGTGTGACACATACCCAGTTATATAAGGGTACAGACCAAGTTTATCCCCGCGACAGGGGCGAGGCTCACAGCAGCGATGCTGCGCTTCAAGGCTTAACTGACAATGCGATGAGGGGAAACACTATTAACCCAGTGCATGCCACAGGTGTGCGTGATTTGCATGCAGGTGGTAGGGCAGTTCAAGCGAGAGAGATTGCACGGGTTGAGAATGAAAGATCTGATGCTACAGTTAACACTTTCATTGCCAGTGTGAATGCTCATGATAATGTGAATGCCTTTATGAATGCTCATGATAATGTGAATGCCTTAACTAGCAATGCTGCGCTTCAAGGGTTAACTAACAATGCTATGAGGGGAAACACTATTAACCCAGTGCATGCCGCAGGTGTGCGTGAATTCCATGCAAGTGGTAGGGCGGTTCAAGCGGAAGTGAATGCGCAGGTTGCGAATGAAAGATCTTCTGCCCCAGTTAACGCTTTCATGGCCAGTGTGAATGCTCATGACAATGTGAATGTCTTAACTAGTGTGCCTAGGGCTAATGTGACGACTGGGCTGAGTGGGAACAGGCCTAATTTGTGTGGTGTTCAAGGGGTCACTGTATTGGGGAATGAGTCTCTGGGGATTGAAACTGGTAATCCTTCCAATGCTGGTGTTCGTTGTGCTCGCCAAATTTTGTCTATTTTGCAGGGTAcagctcaaacggagtctgttttGCCTTCAACATCTGGCACAGCTAGTATTACCCAGGCAGCTAATTCAGCGGCTCCACAGCATGATCTCGCACCACCTGCACCTGctcagcagccagcagttcccgaCACAAGGAGAGAAGCCCAGCCGGTTGCGACAGCTCAAGCAGCGGCATCCTCTGCAGAGG